One Epidermidibacterium keratini DNA segment encodes these proteins:
- a CDS encoding ethanolamine ammonia-lyase subunit EutB, whose amino-acid sequence MRRYLHSVGGHTYEFAGLGDVLAKASPSRSGDELAGCAAQSATERVAAQYALAEIPLRDFLESPLIEYDEDEVTRLIVDTHDASAFAPVASMSVGELRDWLLATAARPGGSEDIESLSAGLTPEMVAACSKLMGIADMVAVSSVLEVSAAFRTTVGLPGRLSTRLQPNHPTDDPRGVAAAVLDGLLLGSGDAVVGINPVSDSARAAEDLLRLLDDVRSRYAIPMQTCVLTHVTTTIELISRGAPVDLPFQSVAGSEVANRGFGVDLAVLREANDAARSLGRGTVGDNVMYLETGQGSALSAGGHIGIGGAPIDQQTMEARAYAVARELDPLLVNTVVGFIGPEYLYDGKQIIRAGIEDHFCGKLLGVPMGVDVCYTNHAEADADDMDTLLTLLGAAGVNFVIAVPGSDDVMLGYQSTSPHDALYVRRVLGKRVAPEFEEWLAAQEMLDPDGLIVERLPASDRMSALLRMVES is encoded by the coding sequence ATGCGCCGGTATCTGCACTCGGTCGGTGGTCACACCTATGAGTTCGCCGGGCTGGGCGATGTGCTGGCGAAGGCGTCACCGTCGCGCAGCGGCGACGAGCTCGCCGGGTGTGCGGCACAGAGCGCGACGGAGCGGGTGGCCGCGCAGTACGCACTCGCCGAGATCCCGCTACGTGACTTCCTCGAAAGCCCACTGATCGAGTACGACGAGGACGAGGTCACCCGGCTCATCGTTGACACCCACGATGCATCGGCCTTCGCGCCGGTGGCGTCGATGAGCGTGGGCGAGCTGCGCGACTGGCTGCTCGCGACTGCGGCGCGTCCCGGCGGGTCCGAGGACATCGAGTCGTTGAGCGCCGGCCTGACACCGGAGATGGTCGCCGCGTGCAGCAAGCTCATGGGGATCGCTGACATGGTTGCGGTTTCATCGGTGTTAGAGGTGTCGGCGGCGTTCCGTACGACAGTCGGCCTACCGGGACGGCTGTCCACCCGGTTGCAGCCGAACCACCCGACCGACGACCCGCGAGGAGTGGCGGCCGCTGTCCTGGATGGCTTGCTGCTCGGAAGCGGTGATGCCGTCGTCGGGATCAACCCGGTGAGTGACTCGGCGCGCGCCGCCGAGGACCTGCTGCGGCTGCTGGACGACGTGCGTTCGCGCTACGCCATCCCGATGCAGACCTGCGTGCTCACCCACGTCACCACGACGATCGAGCTGATCTCTCGCGGCGCCCCAGTGGATCTCCCCTTCCAGTCTGTCGCGGGGTCGGAGGTAGCCAACCGCGGGTTCGGGGTCGATCTCGCCGTCCTCCGGGAGGCCAACGACGCCGCCCGCTCGCTGGGTCGCGGCACGGTCGGTGACAACGTTATGTATCTGGAGACCGGGCAGGGCTCGGCATTGAGCGCCGGCGGGCACATCGGCATCGGCGGCGCGCCAATCGACCAGCAGACGATGGAAGCGCGGGCGTACGCCGTCGCGCGCGAGCTCGACCCGCTGCTCGTGAACACGGTGGTCGGCTTCATCGGCCCGGAGTACCTGTATGACGGCAAGCAGATCATCCGAGCCGGAATCGAGGACCACTTCTGCGGCAAGCTGCTCGGCGTGCCCATGGGCGTGGATGTCTGCTACACCAACCACGCCGAAGCTGACGCAGACGACATGGACACGCTGCTCACGCTCCTCGGTGCGGCCGGCGTCAACTTCGTGATCGCCGTACCCGGCTCTGACGACGTGATGCTGGGCTATCAGTCGACGTCACCGCACGACGCGCTATACGTGCGGCGAGTGCTGGGGAAGCGAGTTGCTCCCGAGTTCGAAGAATGGCTTGCGGCGCAAGAGATGTTGGACCCGGACGGGCTGATCGTCGAGCGGCTGCCCGCAAGCGATCGCATGTCGGCGTTGTTGCGGATGGTCGAGTCATGA
- a CDS encoding phosphotransferase family protein, translating to MTAEDLAPALQRWAEAQYGADVRVDDVTKMPGNAGLSFGFGVDDGSGAARRVIRLAPPGVTKRGNTDVLRQVPLLNVLQRNGIPVAAVEWSSDDPAWFGTDAFVQRFLPGAPLHMGSDAGSVPVGADGVEPFVAHAAQTLARIHAIDWRTELDGWEEPRDLPADVGFWRGLQAKAAEPQMGERAEQLAVALLDSVPAAPPVGIFHGDFHTNNIMYLPDATITGVVDWEISGIGAQPLDIGWLSIFTDPTCWAPDRQAQMRVVVDPQWLLGVYQEAAGRQVSDAAWFKAYACYRFSVIAAFNLRLHRKGYRPDPHYEELAASTYALADKGLELLRDPAQFAV from the coding sequence GTGACTGCAGAAGATCTCGCGCCGGCGCTGCAACGTTGGGCAGAGGCACAGTACGGCGCTGACGTCCGGGTCGATGACGTCACCAAGATGCCCGGCAACGCGGGACTGAGCTTCGGCTTTGGCGTCGACGACGGCTCGGGAGCTGCGCGGCGGGTGATTCGACTGGCACCGCCAGGGGTCACCAAGCGGGGAAACACCGACGTACTGCGCCAGGTCCCGCTGCTGAATGTCCTGCAGCGCAACGGGATTCCGGTCGCAGCAGTGGAGTGGTCGAGCGATGACCCGGCGTGGTTTGGCACCGATGCCTTCGTGCAGCGCTTCCTGCCCGGCGCACCGTTGCACATGGGCAGCGACGCAGGCTCTGTGCCGGTCGGCGCCGACGGCGTTGAGCCGTTCGTGGCACACGCCGCCCAGACGCTTGCGCGGATCCATGCGATCGACTGGCGCACCGAGCTCGATGGCTGGGAGGAGCCACGGGACCTCCCCGCCGATGTTGGGTTCTGGCGAGGCCTGCAGGCGAAGGCGGCCGAACCGCAGATGGGCGAGCGCGCTGAGCAGCTGGCCGTCGCGCTGCTCGACTCGGTGCCGGCCGCGCCGCCGGTCGGTATCTTCCACGGTGACTTCCACACCAACAACATCATGTATCTGCCGGACGCGACCATCACCGGCGTCGTGGACTGGGAGATCTCGGGCATCGGTGCACAGCCTCTGGATATCGGCTGGCTCTCGATCTTTACCGATCCGACATGCTGGGCGCCGGACCGGCAGGCGCAGATGCGCGTCGTCGTCGACCCGCAGTGGCTGCTCGGTGTCTACCAGGAGGCCGCTGGTAGGCAGGTGAGTGATGCAGCGTGGTTCAAGGCGTACGCCTGCTATCGCTTCAGCGTGATCGCAGCCTTCAATCTTCGCTTACACCGCAAGGGATATCGACCCGACCCACACTACGAAGAGCTCGCCGCATCGACGTACGCCCTGGCCGACAAGGGGCTCGAGCTGCTTCGCGATCCGGCTCAGTTCGCGGTTTAA
- a CDS encoding 3-oxoacid CoA-transferase subunit A, which yields MIDKRVSTMAEALSGVEDGATILVGGFGSAGLPTDLVEALLDTSATDLTVVCNNAGGDDTPIARLIWEKRIRRFICSYPRSVSGAHQVKKRWEEGSFELELVPQGTMSERMRAAGAGLGGFFTPTAGGTMLAEGKETRMIGGRLHVFEEPLPGDYALIKADTADRWGNLTYHASGRNFGPTMASAAATTVVQVRQFVELGELDPEQIITPGIFVDRVIEVGA from the coding sequence TTGATCGACAAACGCGTGAGCACGATGGCCGAGGCACTGAGCGGAGTTGAGGACGGGGCGACGATTCTGGTCGGCGGCTTCGGCTCAGCGGGGCTGCCCACCGATCTCGTCGAAGCCCTGCTGGACACCAGCGCCACCGACCTCACGGTGGTATGCAACAACGCCGGCGGCGACGACACCCCGATCGCACGACTGATCTGGGAGAAACGAATCCGCAGGTTCATCTGCTCCTACCCTCGCTCCGTCAGCGGTGCGCACCAGGTTAAGAAGCGCTGGGAGGAGGGCAGTTTTGAGCTCGAGCTCGTTCCGCAAGGCACGATGAGCGAGCGCATGCGGGCAGCCGGCGCCGGGCTCGGTGGCTTCTTCACCCCCACTGCGGGCGGAACCATGCTGGCCGAGGGCAAGGAGACCCGGATGATCGGCGGTCGGCTCCATGTCTTCGAAGAGCCGCTGCCTGGCGACTACGCGCTGATCAAGGCCGATACCGCCGACCGGTGGGGAAACCTGACCTATCACGCGTCGGGGCGTAATTTTGGACCGACCATGGCGAGCGCTGCAGCGACTACCGTGGTGCAGGTACGACAGTTCGTCGAGCTCGGTGAGCTCGACCCCGAGCAGATCATCACCCCAGGAATCTTCGTTGACCGGGTAATCGAGGTGGGAGCATGA
- a CDS encoding 3-oxoacid CoA-transferase subunit B translates to MTQTDAPQTQTTRGWSRAEIAARIAADITDGSYVNLGIGMPTAVGDALPDDKEIVLHSENGIIGMGGYATTEQEDPDIINAGKEFVTLVTGASYVHHTDSFMIMRGGHLDFSVLGAFEVSMAGDLANWSTGDMSRLPGVGGAMDLAVGAKKVYVMMNHTDAQGRSKLVTGCRFPLTAVNVVDRVYTNLGVFEVAGDGFRVVELAPGIDEAYAAEHTDAPLV, encoded by the coding sequence ATGACGCAGACCGACGCACCCCAGACACAGACGACGCGTGGCTGGTCACGCGCCGAGATCGCCGCGCGCATCGCCGCCGACATCACCGACGGGTCCTACGTCAACCTGGGAATCGGAATGCCGACCGCCGTGGGCGATGCGCTGCCGGACGACAAAGAGATCGTGCTGCACAGCGAAAACGGGATCATCGGGATGGGCGGCTATGCCACCACCGAGCAGGAGGATCCCGACATCATCAACGCCGGCAAGGAGTTCGTGACGCTGGTGACCGGTGCGTCGTACGTGCACCACACCGACTCGTTCATGATCATGCGCGGCGGGCACCTTGACTTCTCCGTGCTGGGTGCGTTTGAGGTCTCGATGGCCGGCGACCTCGCGAACTGGTCGACCGGCGACATGTCTCGCCTGCCCGGGGTCGGCGGGGCGATGGATCTCGCGGTCGGCGCCAAGAAGGTCTACGTGATGATGAACCACACTGACGCGCAGGGCCGCAGCAAGCTCGTCACCGGTTGCCGGTTCCCGCTCACGGCGGTCAACGTGGTCGACCGGGTCTACACCAACCTCGGCGTTTTCGAGGTGGCCGGTGACGGTTTTCGCGTCGTCGAGCTAGCCCCCGGGATCGACGAGGCGTACGCCGCAGAGCACACTGACGCACCGCTGGTGTAG
- a CDS encoding protein-L-isoaspartate O-methyltransferase family protein has translation MSAEPDAVTRAMQIADRTGFLRSRERKHAGRDEPLPIGSGGTNSQPSTVAAMLRLLDTRAGDRVLDVGAGSGWTTAILSELVGAQGQVIGVELEPALVDFAQDNLTRYGAPHASIEQARDDVFGWPDAAPYDRILVSAMADEVPTDLIDQLTETGLMVVPVSGTMTVVRRTAGAVEVSRHGAYRFVPLRRS, from the coding sequence ATGTCCGCCGAGCCCGACGCCGTCACGCGAGCGATGCAGATCGCCGATCGCACCGGCTTCTTGCGCTCACGCGAGCGCAAGCACGCCGGGCGTGACGAGCCGCTACCGATTGGGTCGGGAGGCACGAACTCCCAGCCCTCGACCGTCGCAGCGATGTTGCGGCTGCTCGATACTCGCGCCGGCGATCGGGTGCTCGATGTCGGCGCGGGCTCCGGCTGGACGACGGCAATCCTGTCCGAGCTCGTCGGGGCGCAGGGCCAGGTCATCGGTGTCGAGCTGGAACCCGCACTCGTGGACTTCGCGCAAGACAACCTCACGCGGTACGGCGCCCCCCACGCGAGCATCGAGCAGGCCAGAGACGACGTCTTCGGCTGGCCCGATGCAGCGCCGTACGACCGGATCCTGGTCTCGGCAATGGCCGACGAGGTGCCCACCGATCTGATCGACCAGCTCACCGAAACCGGACTGATGGTCGTGCCGGTCAGCGGAACCATGACGGTGGTACGCCGCACCGCGGGCGCGGTCGAGGTCTCCCGGCACGGCGCCTATCGCTTCGTCCCGCTGCGCCGGAGCTAG
- a CDS encoding P-loop NTPase family protein codes for MRPCRLHLTGASGTGTTTLGRAIATEWSVPHADADDYYWMPTAPAFTTKRATDDRLQLMRAVFTGRESWVLSGSVMGWGDRLIPLFDAVVFLTLDSDTRLRRLRDRETIRYGARLEPNGDREHAHHEFMAWAQGYDDPTFTGRNLARHEQWLADLSCPVIRLDATGSVDELLAAVTAIR; via the coding sequence GTGCGTCCCTGCCGGCTCCACCTGACCGGCGCGAGCGGCACCGGGACCACCACACTCGGCCGAGCCATCGCCACCGAGTGGTCCGTGCCGCACGCGGATGCCGACGACTACTACTGGATGCCTACCGCACCGGCCTTCACAACAAAGCGGGCAACGGACGACCGGCTCCAGCTCATGCGCGCGGTCTTCACCGGGCGCGAATCGTGGGTGCTCTCCGGTTCGGTTATGGGCTGGGGAGACCGGCTCATCCCACTCTTCGACGCGGTCGTGTTTCTCACCTTGGACAGCGATACGCGACTCAGGAGACTTCGCGATCGCGAAACCATCCGATACGGAGCTCGACTCGAGCCCAACGGCGATCGCGAGCACGCTCACCACGAGTTCATGGCATGGGCCCAGGGGTACGACGACCCGACCTTCACCGGTCGCAACCTCGCGCGTCACGAGCAGTGGCTGGCCGACCTGTCATGTCCGGTCATTCGGCTCGATGCCACTGGCTCGGTTGACGAGCTACTCGCCGCGGTCACCGCCATCCGGTGA
- a CDS encoding lamin tail domain-containing protein translates to MSRLASALSGSIAILLAAAALVLFPGSAYAAPTDVQINEIESSGGVPGDWVELYNSGTEPVSLAGWGIVDIDPTHTATPLPADAVIEPGGFYVVEESVLGFGLGSGDSVTLTDNTGAQIDSYAWTAHAISSWARCPDGSGTFADSTTVTKGAANDCSSPVVLNEVESSGGEPGDWIELVNPSAATADISGFVVSDNDDTHTYVIPEGTTIPAGGYFVIDESALGFGLGGSDSARLFAPGGTLLDSYVWTSHATTTYGRCPDSTGDFATTTEPTKGATNTCPGDLAISPWPGSQDITAADQPELTAGDLSGLDYGTDSLWAVENGTGRLLKLTWDGTTLVPADGWAAGATLHYPDGTGTPDSEGVTVVGDGSIAVGTERNNDNGGVSRLSVLRFEPGASAQTLSATMEWELTSVLPVVGANSGIEAVEWIADSALGNLIDDTTGTTYDPADYPLGGGGLYFVGVEGTGLVHAFALNSDGTFALVSTLEPGLAGVMALDYDAATGLLWAVCDDNCEGTAAVFDLTSDQYAVPAYIARPTGMPNLNNEGFAIAPTSLCTAGSRPVWWTDDGDTDGYSVRVGSLPCADVPPTEPPTTTPPTTPPVTEPPTTAPTTGPTATQPPTTWQPSQPGTTAPAGHGGSAGGTTGGSLARTGADVGSGGVLAVGLLVTGGLLALAGRRRR, encoded by the coding sequence ATGTCCCGCCTCGCCTCTGCGCTATCGGGCAGCATCGCGATCCTGCTTGCCGCTGCCGCGCTCGTGCTCTTCCCCGGATCGGCGTACGCCGCCCCGACTGACGTCCAGATCAACGAGATCGAATCCAGCGGAGGCGTCCCCGGCGACTGGGTCGAGCTCTATAACAGCGGCACCGAGCCGGTCAGCCTCGCCGGGTGGGGCATCGTCGACATCGATCCGACCCACACCGCGACGCCGCTCCCCGCAGACGCCGTCATCGAGCCCGGTGGCTTCTACGTGGTCGAGGAGTCGGTGCTCGGGTTCGGTCTCGGCAGCGGCGACTCGGTGACGCTGACGGACAACACCGGCGCGCAGATCGACTCCTATGCCTGGACTGCGCACGCGATCAGCTCCTGGGCGCGGTGCCCCGATGGCAGCGGCACCTTCGCCGACTCGACCACCGTCACCAAGGGCGCGGCCAACGACTGCTCCTCACCTGTCGTGCTCAACGAGGTCGAGTCCAGCGGGGGCGAGCCGGGCGACTGGATCGAGCTGGTCAACCCCTCGGCGGCGACGGCAGATATCTCCGGCTTCGTCGTCTCCGACAACGACGACACGCACACCTACGTGATTCCCGAGGGCACGACCATCCCGGCCGGCGGCTACTTTGTGATCGACGAGTCCGCACTCGGCTTCGGGCTCGGCGGCTCGGACTCGGCGCGGCTGTTTGCGCCAGGCGGCACGCTGTTGGACTCCTACGTCTGGACCTCGCACGCGACCACGACGTACGGCCGATGCCCGGACTCCACCGGCGACTTCGCCACGACCACAGAGCCGACCAAGGGCGCGACCAACACCTGTCCCGGCGATCTTGCGATCAGCCCGTGGCCGGGGTCGCAGGACATCACCGCCGCCGACCAGCCCGAACTGACCGCCGGAGACCTTTCGGGTCTGGACTATGGCACCGACTCGCTGTGGGCCGTCGAAAACGGCACCGGCCGCCTGCTCAAGCTCACCTGGGACGGCACGACGCTCGTCCCCGCCGACGGCTGGGCCGCTGGCGCCACGCTGCACTACCCCGACGGCACGGGTACGCCGGACTCCGAGGGCGTCACCGTCGTCGGCGACGGCTCGATCGCGGTCGGCACCGAGCGCAACAACGACAACGGCGGCGTCTCGCGCCTGAGTGTGCTGCGCTTCGAGCCCGGCGCGAGCGCCCAGACGCTTAGCGCGACGATGGAGTGGGAGCTCACCTCGGTGCTGCCGGTCGTCGGTGCCAACAGCGGCATCGAGGCCGTCGAGTGGATCGCCGACTCCGCGCTCGGCAACCTGATCGACGACACGACCGGTACGACGTACGACCCCGCCGACTACCCACTGGGTGGCGGCGGACTGTACTTCGTCGGCGTCGAGGGCACTGGGCTCGTGCATGCGTTCGCCCTCAACAGTGACGGAACGTTCGCGCTGGTCAGCACCCTCGAACCCGGCCTCGCCGGGGTCATGGCGCTCGACTACGACGCCGCCACCGGCCTGCTGTGGGCGGTGTGCGACGACAACTGCGAGGGCACGGCTGCCGTCTTCGACCTCACCAGCGACCAGTACGCCGTCCCGGCGTACATCGCGCGCCCCACCGGAATGCCCAACCTCAACAACGAGGGCTTCGCGATCGCGCCGACGAGCCTGTGCACCGCTGGCAGCCGTCCGGTGTGGTGGACCGATGACGGTGACACCGACGGCTACTCGGTCCGCGTCGGGTCGCTGCCGTGTGCCGACGTACCCCCGACCGAACCCCCGACGACGACTCCCCCGACCACGCCGCCGGTGACCGAGCCGCCCACGACTGCCCCGACGACCGGTCCGACGGCAACGCAACCGCCGACGACGTGGCAGCCGTCGCAGCCGGGCACCACGGCTCCGGCCGGGCATGGTGGCTCGGCTGGTGGCACGACCGGCGGATCGCTTGCGCGCACGGGCGCTGATGTGGGCTCCGGCGGCGTACTCGCCGTCGGGCTGCTGGTCACCGGCGGACTGCTCGCGCTCGCCGGACGACGCCGCCGCTAG
- a CDS encoding xanthine dehydrogenase family protein molybdopterin-binding subunit translates to MAGSILGNEVLRVEDPEIVLGRGIYTGDLKPEGLLYVAFARSTIAHGDILSVDTSEAEGMPGVVKVYTADNLDVEPFQMVFAVADPLNRPPLAQGRVRFVGEAVAAVVAETPEQAVDAAEAIFADIDFLPAVTDIEATTAADAPVINETLGKNVVFGNYDPTDSLDDAEVVVKARLSNQRVAAAPMENQVLMAMPPQNGQPLTVYAASQGVHWVQGMVKSIFGLESDQVRVITPLVGGAFGAKFSLPHEGAVAIKAAMDLGRPVQWVETRSENFTGLPHGRAQVQWVEMGFRKDGTVTGLRCHVLGDGGAYGGFGGTLFSSTKLMSSGVYQIPKISFSAAMVLTNTTPTGAYRGAGRPEATALLERLMDMGAAELGIDPAEIRRKNFIPPEDFPLTTIVGAPYDSGEYAKSLDAALEASGYDELRAEQKARRERGDRVQLGIGVSAYVEVTAGLGGDGEWGSVTVEEDGSATMRVGTASHGQGHATAFAMLVSDQLGIPIEKIRLSHNDTNEVPEGMGTGGSRSLQIGGNAVRAAAVEVLNRAKELAATKLEANADDIVVTDDGALGVTGVPGSTVSWTELAALARENGGQPLEYAGKWAGPGPSFPFGAHVSVVEVDLDTGQVTPRRHIAVDDCGTILNPLLVRGQQHGGIAQGLAQSLFEEVVYDEDGNPVTMALSDYGVPSAVDLCDFTALNTETPAPGNPIGAKGIGESGTIGATPAVHSAVIDALAHLGVRHIDMPCTPEKVWRAVQAAESGQQPEIWSDPPAMFRDLPEGRATDAPDPDAPQA, encoded by the coding sequence ATGGCTGGCTCGATTCTTGGCAATGAAGTCCTGCGCGTCGAAGATCCGGAGATTGTGCTTGGACGCGGCATCTATACCGGAGATCTGAAACCGGAGGGACTGCTCTACGTCGCCTTCGCGCGGTCCACGATCGCCCACGGCGACATCCTGTCGGTCGACACCAGCGAGGCAGAGGGCATGCCTGGCGTCGTGAAGGTCTACACCGCCGACAACCTCGATGTCGAACCGTTCCAGATGGTCTTTGCCGTCGCCGATCCGCTGAACCGTCCGCCGCTGGCCCAGGGCCGGGTGCGGTTCGTCGGTGAGGCCGTCGCCGCTGTGGTGGCCGAAACCCCCGAGCAGGCCGTCGATGCGGCCGAGGCGATCTTCGCCGACATCGACTTCTTGCCGGCGGTGACCGATATCGAGGCGACGACTGCCGCGGACGCGCCGGTCATCAACGAGACGCTCGGTAAGAACGTCGTCTTCGGTAACTACGACCCGACCGACTCCCTCGATGACGCCGAGGTCGTGGTCAAGGCGCGTCTGTCCAACCAGCGGGTGGCCGCGGCGCCGATGGAGAACCAGGTGCTCATGGCGATGCCGCCGCAAAACGGGCAGCCGTTGACCGTCTACGCAGCTTCGCAGGGCGTGCACTGGGTGCAGGGCATGGTCAAGAGCATCTTCGGTCTGGAGTCTGACCAGGTCCGCGTGATCACTCCGCTGGTCGGCGGGGCGTTTGGTGCGAAGTTCAGCCTCCCGCACGAGGGCGCGGTCGCGATCAAAGCCGCGATGGACCTTGGGCGTCCCGTGCAGTGGGTGGAGACCCGCTCGGAGAACTTCACCGGCCTGCCACATGGGCGCGCGCAGGTCCAGTGGGTGGAGATGGGCTTCCGCAAGGACGGCACCGTCACCGGACTGCGCTGCCACGTGCTTGGCGACGGCGGCGCGTACGGCGGCTTCGGTGGCACCCTCTTCAGCTCGACCAAGCTGATGAGCTCGGGGGTCTACCAGATCCCGAAGATCAGCTTCTCGGCCGCGATGGTGCTGACCAACACCACCCCGACCGGCGCCTACCGCGGCGCGGGCCGTCCCGAGGCGACCGCGCTGCTGGAGCGGCTGATGGACATGGGGGCCGCCGAGCTGGGGATCGACCCGGCAGAGATTCGCCGCAAGAATTTCATCCCACCGGAGGACTTCCCCCTCACCACCATCGTGGGGGCGCCGTACGACAGCGGCGAGTACGCCAAGTCGCTGGACGCGGCACTGGAGGCCAGCGGCTACGACGAGCTGCGAGCCGAGCAGAAGGCCCGGCGCGAGCGCGGTGACCGAGTGCAGCTCGGCATCGGCGTCTCGGCGTACGTCGAGGTCACCGCTGGTCTTGGCGGCGACGGCGAGTGGGGCTCGGTCACCGTGGAGGAAGACGGCTCGGCGACCATGCGCGTCGGCACCGCCTCCCACGGGCAGGGCCACGCGACGGCGTTCGCGATGCTGGTCAGCGACCAGCTCGGTATCCCGATCGAGAAGATCCGCCTCTCGCACAACGACACCAACGAGGTGCCCGAGGGCATGGGTACCGGAGGTTCGCGGTCGCTGCAGATCGGCGGCAATGCCGTACGCGCTGCGGCGGTCGAGGTGCTGAACCGCGCGAAGGAGCTCGCCGCCACCAAGCTCGAGGCGAACGCCGACGACATCGTGGTCACCGACGACGGCGCTCTCGGCGTGACCGGCGTACCCGGTTCCACGGTGTCGTGGACCGAGCTGGCCGCACTCGCCCGCGAAAACGGCGGACAGCCGCTGGAGTACGCCGGCAAGTGGGCCGGTCCGGGGCCGTCGTTCCCGTTCGGTGCGCACGTGTCGGTCGTCGAGGTCGATCTCGACACGGGCCAGGTCACCCCTCGCCGGCACATCGCGGTCGATGACTGCGGGACGATCCTGAACCCGCTGCTCGTGCGCGGCCAGCAGCACGGCGGCATCGCCCAAGGTCTCGCGCAGTCGCTGTTCGAGGAAGTCGTGTACGACGAGGATGGCAACCCGGTCACCATGGCGCTGTCGGACTACGGTGTGCCCTCGGCCGTCGACCTGTGCGACTTCACCGCGCTGAATACCGAGACTCCGGCGCCGGGCAACCCGATCGGCGCTAAGGGCATTGGCGAGTCCGGCACGATCGGCGCGACGCCGGCGGTGCACAGCGCGGTGATCGATGCGCTCGCGCATCTCGGCGTACGCCACATCGACATGCCGTGCACCCCCGAGAAGGTGTGGCGTGCCGTCCAGGCCGCGGAGAGCGGTCAGCAGCCGGAGATCTGGAGCGACCCGCCGGCGATGTTCCGTGACCTTCCCGAGGGCCGCGCGACTGACGCTCCCGACCCGGACGCGCCCCAGGCCTGA
- a CDS encoding MFS transporter, with amino-acid sequence MSQHTSAPDDRRSAATLRKVTTGATIGAIVEWFDIAVYGYLAVEIGAVFFASDNPTVSLLQSFAVFGLAYVVRPLGGIFFGALADKVGRQKVLAWIILLVSGATFLIGFLPGHASIGVLAPLLLVVLRLIQGFSAGGEMGGASGFVAEYAPVRRRGFYVSWVEFGAIAGFLSGSLLVTILRLSLSEEAMLSWGWRIPFLIAGPLGAVGLYIRNRLEETPEFSRLQESGEVAKNPLGEAITKHWRAILLAGAFALFQNVALYVILTFLPSYISGTQGYSTTTASVASLLTLATVCTLIPIFGALSDRIGRKPLLMASCALGIVLPYPLFLLMSAGPAMAVISAVLLGIMLAIYLGPILVAINELFDTKVRFGGFGIGYNISVALFGGTAPFVVGLLTETTGIKEMAGIYIAISAVLTIIAVAISRESAPNRTGYDVISDKPLDATARG; translated from the coding sequence ATGTCCCAGCACACTTCCGCGCCCGATGATCGGCGGTCGGCCGCGACACTGAGAAAGGTCACGACCGGCGCGACGATCGGCGCCATCGTCGAATGGTTCGACATCGCCGTCTACGGCTACCTGGCCGTAGAGATCGGCGCGGTTTTCTTTGCCTCCGACAACCCGACCGTCTCGTTGCTGCAGTCCTTCGCGGTCTTCGGCCTGGCGTACGTCGTCCGCCCGCTCGGCGGCATCTTCTTCGGAGCTCTCGCCGACAAGGTCGGCCGGCAGAAGGTACTCGCCTGGATCATCCTGCTGGTCTCCGGCGCTACCTTCCTCATTGGCTTCCTTCCCGGCCATGCCTCGATCGGCGTACTCGCCCCGCTGCTGCTGGTCGTCCTGCGGCTCATTCAAGGATTCTCAGCCGGCGGCGAGATGGGCGGAGCGAGCGGCTTTGTCGCTGAGTACGCACCGGTACGCCGCCGCGGCTTCTACGTGAGCTGGGTCGAGTTCGGTGCGATCGCGGGTTTCTTGAGCGGTTCACTGCTGGTCACGATCCTGCGGCTGTCGCTGTCGGAGGAGGCCATGCTGAGCTGGGGGTGGCGCATCCCGTTTCTGATCGCCGGCCCACTTGGTGCCGTGGGGCTTTACATCCGCAACCGCCTGGAGGAGACCCCGGAGTTCAGCCGCCTGCAGGAGAGCGGTGAGGTGGCGAAGAACCCGCTCGGCGAGGCGATCACCAAGCACTGGCGCGCGATCCTGCTCGCCGGCGCGTTCGCGCTGTTCCAGAACGTCGCCCTCTACGTGATCCTCACCTTCCTGCCGTCCTACATCAGCGGCACTCAGGGTTACTCCACGACGACGGCCTCGGTCGCCTCGCTGCTAACCCTCGCGACGGTGTGCACCCTGATTCCCATCTTCGGGGCGCTCTCTGACCGCATCGGACGCAAGCCGCTGCTGATGGCCAGCTGCGCACTGGGCATCGTGCTGCCCTATCCGTTGTTCCTGCTGATGTCGGCCGGCCCGGCGATGGCGGTCATCAGCGCCGTGCTGCTGGGCATCATGCTGGCGATCTACCTGGGCCCGATCTTGGTCGCGATCAACGAGCTCTTTGACACCAAGGTGCGCTTCGGCGGCTTCGGGATCGGCTACAACATCTCGGTTGCGCTCTTCGGCGGAACAGCGCCGTTCGTCGTCGGGCTGCTGACCGAGACCACCGGCATCAAGGAGATGGCCGGAATCTACATCGCGATCTCCGCGGTGCTGACGATCATCGCGGTCGCGATCTCGCGGGAGTCCGCACCGAACCGCACCGGGTACGACGTCATCTCCGACAAGCCGCTGGATGCGACCGCCCGTGGATGA